In Humulus lupulus chromosome 6, drHumLupu1.1, whole genome shotgun sequence, a single genomic region encodes these proteins:
- the LOC133782504 gene encoding putative F-box/kelch-repeat protein At1g12870 — protein sequence MKKMGRNLLNYRKRTSKWDAVESSVDVVQDILSRLPVKCLIPFKTISKLWYKVIGNSNFMKLHLQHSKENPIFILYPYMGAVTDVYLVSASGSVIEEIALPGCENIYFLSMICCHNGLVCFANCPRVLDSNMTEMCVTVLEIRVCNPSTRDVHLLPQGSPSVSVPVVGVAFGLSEYKVFRIFHVDSESRDDDIKCEVYSSSTRTWRDIGSVPKYPMRSHNVYVDGTVYWFIASDDDYEIPGSIFSIDTEEHFRVIELPEEVTAHAFLTDLDGSLCLVAIYDDDFIMDIWLLWSRDGADYWEKKCSDYIPYSTNEDTDTVAGRKNEIFLITTEHYYIYDIERRVWTDLDFEDDFDRNCPAVFSFTESLIPSTGLPANNN from the exons ATGAAAAAAATGGGTAGAAATCTTCTTAATTATAGAAAGAGGACGAGTAAATGGGATGCTGTAGAATCCTCTGTAGATGTTGTACAAGACATCCTCTCAAGGCTTCCTGTCAAGTGCCTCATACCATTCAAGACTATTTCTAAACTTTGGTACAAAGTGATTGGCAATTCAAATTTTATGAAACTACATTTACAACACTCCAAAGAAAATCCCATTTTTATACTTTACCCATATATGGGTGCGGTAACAGATGTTTACTTGGTCAGTGCCAGTGGTTCAGTAATTGAAGAAATCGCTCTTCCAGGCTGTGAAAACATTTATTTTCTCAGTATGATTTGCTGTCACAATGGTTTGGTGTGCTTCGCCAATTGCCCCAGGGTTCTAGACTCTAACATGACAGAAATGTGTGTAACAGTTTTGGAAATCCGTGTATGCAATCCCTCTACTCGTGATGTCCATTTACTTCCTCAAGGTAGCCCGTCAGTATCAGTACCAGTTGTTGGAGTTGCCTTTGGACTCAGTGAGTACAAagtttttcgtatcttccatGTTGATTCTGAATCTCGAGATGACGACATTAAGTGTGAGGTATACTCATCAAGtactcgaacttggagggacataGGTTCTGTTCCAAAATACCCCATGCGTTCTCATAATGTATATGTTGATGGAACAGTTTATTGGTTTATTGCTTCGGACGATGATTACGAAATCCCTGGGTCAATTTTTTCAATTGATACTGAGGAACACTTCAGAGTAATTGAACTCCCAGAGGAAGTTACAGCACATGCCTTCCTTACGGATTTGGATGGAAGCTTGTGTTTAGTAGCTATTTATGATGATGATTTCATCAtggatatatggcttctctggtcTCGTGATGGGGCTGATTACTGGGAGAAGAAGTGCAGTGATTACATTCCTTACTCAACTAATGAAGATACTGACACTGTAGCAGGGAGAAAGAATGAAATTTTTCTAATAACGACTGAGCATTATTATATCTATGATATAGAACGCAGGGTTTGGACAGACCTTGattttgaggatgattttgataGGAATTGTCCTGCTGTCTTTTCTTTTACTGAAAGCCTCATCCCAA GTACTGGGCTTCCGGCTAATAATAATTGA